The nucleotide window CCAGCCGCTACTAGGAACATGAGCGTCGCCGCGGCCATGATGGGAGCGTACAATGCTAGCAGGGTTCTTAAGACGCACTGTCCTTGGGCCGTGAGCCTAGTGGACCAGAAGCCAAGGACGTGAGCAGGAATTAAGAAGTAGCCTATCAGAACCCCTATGTACCTCCAGACGCCGAGCTCCTCTGGAGTTAGCCTCCGAGTTACCAGGGCTGAGAAGAGGAGGCCGATGACCGCGGTGAGTACGGACGCTGCGTAGGCCACTAAACCAGTGTAGCGCAGCCTTACACCCACCTTTACTTCTTCACCGGGCGGCGACATCTAGCTCCACTCAACGCCACCAGCTCGTCAGCCCTACTGGGAGAAGCTCCGTGCCCCTCTTAAACAAACCTCCTCCACCCTCACCTCGCCCCGCCTTACTACGGCCTTACCCTGGCCTAAGCGACGGGCGCTCGAGTCACGTAGCCCAGCTAGGCCAGCCTTTAAGCTAGGTAGGCCTTGGGCATTAACGTACCGCTCTACGCCGGCCCGCGGGAGAAGACTAGCCCTCGGCTCGGCCTCTTCACGAAGTACCCGGCCTCCGTGCGCGCCTCGCTCAAGGCGCCCTGCTACGCTAAAGCCCGCCTCGACCTAGCCCCCTGGCGAGGCTATTAAGGAGGGGCGCTTAGAAAGCTAAACGTTTTATTGAAGAGGAGAGCTCTTCTTGCTAGCATAGCCCGGCGGTCGACATGCCCTCTGCGAGGATCCCCAGCTCGCTAAGCTCAGAGGAGGCTTTGAAGAGAGAGATCTGTAGGACGATGGCTAGGCTATACTTCAGAGGCTTAATATCAGCCCTGAGCGGGAACGCTAGCGCGCGCCTCCTTGAGGCTAAGGAGTTCTGGATAACTCCGAGCGGTGTCTTCAAGGGGGGCCTTAGGCCGAGGGACTTAGTGAAGGTGGACTTGTACGGGAACGTGGTCGAAGGCTCCATGAGGCCCTCGATAGAGGCCCCTCTCCACGCTGTGATATATAGGAAGAGGAGTGACGTAAACGCTGTCGTGCACAGCCACAGCCCTATTACAGTAGGCTTAGCTTCAGCTGGCCTAGGGGCTAGGCTAATAGCTGAGACCGCGCCCCCCATGGGGGAGGTCAAGATCCTACCTTGGGCCCCCCCGGGGACCGCAGAGCTAGCGAGGCTGGTCGAGAAGAACGTCGATGACGCTAAGGCGCTAGTTCTCGTAGATCACGGCGTCGTGGGCGTCGGGAGGAACCTCCTCGAGGCTGAGGAGGTCGTTGAGTCCCTAGAGCTAGCTTCGCTAGCTCAGCTCGTTGCCCTCATGCTTAAGAAGAATGGGCCTAGCTCGCGGCTTCGCTAGCTCTTCCCCGTCTTCGCGTAGGGCGATGACCACGACCAGCGTTTAGTCGAAGCGAGCATCTAAGCTACAGCTCTCTGTTAAAAGAGCTGCTTCACACCGTGACGCGCTTAAGGTCACCGCGTCCAGTGCTTCAAACGAAGGCCTGCTTAGAGCACGGTTTACCCATGTTCAAAACAGCATTTTATATTCGTGGCGTCTAGAAGGAACAAGAGCTTGCCGAGAGTCAGTAGCCTATGCTTACTAACGTATGGACGCATCGGTAGGGTTTGTAGCTTAGAGAAGCTTGAGAAGGTTGTAGAGGAAATCAAGGAGTGCCAGGGCTTAAAAGTAGGCAGCCTCGTCGAGACCAGCTTACTTCTAAACACTGGCTACAGCGGGCGTCGCCCGAGATGACAGTGCCCATTAAGCTAGCTGAAAACCTAGGCGGCCTCCCCTAAGCGAGGCTGTCGAGTCGACATATAACACTGCGAGCGGCCCTGCACGTTTCTATGTACTAGGGAGGCAGCGCTAATTCAAGCAGTGGGCGAAGGCTGCTCCTCTAAGGAAATTGTGGTGGGCGTAGCCATACCTCCCATGGAGAGGGCGTCCTTACTGAGCAACCTCGTCGTAAGCAAGCTCAGCATAGTAATTTTTAAACGAGTACAAGGGATTTTGGAAGTTTAACGACGGAGGTAAGATTGAGTAGGCGGCCTGAACTTTGTG belongs to Candidatus Nezhaarchaeota archaeon and includes:
- a CDS encoding class II aldolase/adducin family protein; amino-acid sequence: MPSARIPSSLSSEEALKREICRTMARLYFRGLISALSGNASARLLEAKEFWITPSGVFKGGLRPRDLVKVDLYGNVVEGSMRPSIEAPLHAVIYRKRSDVNAVVHSHSPITVGLASAGLGARLIAETAPPMGEVKILPWAPPGTAELARLVEKNVDDAKALVLVDHGVVGVGRNLLEAEEVVESLELASLAQLVALMLKKNGPSSRLR